The proteins below are encoded in one region of Fibrella aestuarina BUZ 2:
- a CDS encoding DinB family protein: MHLVHGCLVFLLTVSTIAAQPTPKLWTETDRTYTLDNLKRTRDALTRETENLTPAQWAFREAPDRWSIGEVVEHLALWEIIWAREVGEGIGNKPQPELNQTSRPDSYYKEWIMEPAPHNAPDFAKPSGFIDGKNNLTFFLRLRNQTIDFVGKTTADMRAHFERTATPNPRNMHQVYIFQWGHVDRHLRQIAKIKQHPNYPQASLSAK, translated from the coding sequence ATGCACCTTGTTCATGGCTGCCTCGTCTTCCTGCTGACTGTCAGTACGATCGCGGCCCAACCTACCCCCAAGCTCTGGACTGAAACCGACCGGACTTACACGCTCGACAACCTCAAACGCACCCGCGACGCGTTAACCCGCGAAACCGAAAACCTGACCCCGGCGCAGTGGGCCTTTCGTGAAGCGCCCGACCGGTGGAGTATCGGTGAGGTGGTCGAGCACCTGGCCCTCTGGGAGATTATCTGGGCGCGGGAGGTGGGCGAAGGCATCGGCAACAAACCCCAGCCCGAACTCAATCAGACCAGTCGCCCGGATAGCTACTACAAGGAATGGATTATGGAACCCGCGCCACACAACGCCCCCGATTTTGCCAAACCCAGTGGTTTCATCGACGGCAAAAACAACCTGACGTTCTTTCTGCGGTTGCGCAATCAGACCATCGATTTCGTGGGCAAAACAACGGCCGATATGCGCGCCCACTTTGAACGAACAGCCACTCCAAATCCGCGCAACATGCACCAGGTCTACATTTTCCAGTGGGGCCACGTCGACCGGCATCTGCGCCAGATCGCCAAGATTAAACAGCACCCTAACTACCCCCAAGCATCACTTTCTGCCAAATAA
- a CDS encoding DUF6597 domain-containing transcriptional factor yields the protein MHYQKHKPAPQLAPFVECYFVWEKQDRLVAPLRIESPPSGFASMVFVYGDPYQVRTGNTMTTVPTAFLTGQATRQYELQLVGQIGMVGIVFRPAGLSTLFGLPMYEFNDERVSLTDVLGGSITYLHEQIGDCPTNAGRIALLDQFLNRQLLRRGNGFDRTDFAANLIVDRRGMLTINTLLDDLYVCRRQFERQFLQKVGVSPKYYARIRRVGYLCAQLASQRWQVTDWQDVIFQAGYYDQSHFIREFTQFTGKRPTLYVKDNAELSHYLSR from the coding sequence ATGCACTACCAGAAACACAAACCGGCCCCGCAGCTGGCTCCTTTTGTGGAGTGCTATTTCGTGTGGGAAAAACAGGATCGGCTGGTAGCGCCGCTTCGGATCGAGTCGCCGCCGTCGGGCTTCGCCTCGATGGTATTCGTCTACGGCGATCCGTATCAGGTACGTACCGGGAACACGATGACCACGGTTCCGACGGCTTTCCTGACGGGGCAGGCCACCCGGCAGTATGAACTCCAACTCGTGGGGCAAATCGGCATGGTGGGCATCGTGTTTCGCCCGGCGGGCCTGAGCACGCTTTTTGGGCTGCCGATGTACGAATTCAACGACGAGCGCGTGAGCCTGACCGACGTACTGGGCGGGTCGATAACGTACCTGCACGAACAAATTGGCGACTGCCCCACGAATGCGGGTCGAATCGCCCTGCTCGACCAATTTCTGAACCGTCAGCTTCTGCGCCGGGGCAATGGCTTCGACCGGACCGATTTTGCGGCTAACCTGATCGTCGACCGGCGGGGTATGCTCACCATCAACACCCTGCTGGACGATCTGTACGTTTGTCGGCGGCAGTTCGAGCGGCAGTTTCTGCAAAAAGTGGGGGTGAGCCCTAAATATTACGCCCGCATCCGGCGCGTGGGGTATCTGTGCGCGCAACTGGCGTCGCAACGCTGGCAGGTAACCGACTGGCAGGACGTGATCTTTCAGGCAGGTTACTACGACCAGTCTCATTTCATCCGGGAGTTCACGCAGTTTACGGGCAAACGCCCCACGTTGTACGTAAAAGACAATGCCGAACTGAGCCACTACCTGTCGCGGTAA
- a CDS encoding ester cyclase, with translation MQTTQQEAVSALSRKGACLAFFTAYDDLDTARMIGLAAPDATVHFLPLGEAGLGTFWTFGKAVWDSLIDCFPDISNTVDQLVADEDTVTANVTIGGTQAKEFMGIPSKGLRFGSDHVFVFTFNDADQIQSLTINWDAASFARQLGA, from the coding sequence ATGCAGACCACCCAACAGGAAGCTGTTTCCGCCCTGAGCCGCAAAGGCGCTTGTCTGGCCTTCTTCACGGCCTACGACGACCTCGATACTGCCCGGATGATTGGCCTTGCCGCCCCCGACGCTACCGTGCATTTCTTACCCCTCGGCGAAGCGGGGCTGGGTACGTTCTGGACGTTTGGCAAAGCCGTCTGGGACTCCCTCATCGATTGCTTCCCGGACATCAGCAACACCGTCGATCAGTTGGTGGCTGATGAGGATACCGTAACGGCCAACGTGACCATCGGTGGCACCCAGGCGAAGGAGTTCATGGGTATTCCCAGCAAAGGCCTGCGGTTTGGCAGCGACCACGTGTTTGTGTTCACCTTCAATGACGCCGACCAGATTCAGAGCCTGACGATCAATTGGGACGCGGCCAGCTTTGCCCGACAGTTGGGTGCATAA